A genomic region of Megalobrama amblycephala isolate DHTTF-2021 linkage group LG6, ASM1881202v1, whole genome shotgun sequence contains the following coding sequences:
- the LOC125269722 gene encoding gastrula zinc finger protein XlCGF8.2DB-like yields the protein MAFIKEESEDIKIEEVFSVKHDETEEQTDLMQLKEESQELEELEEKNHEKDHDFKIEEKSFSCSMTKMVPSQKRVLKTENSSAFTCQQCGKCFGRKQNLTIHMRVHTGEKPFTCQQCGKSFTQKSSLNIHMKIHTGKSHYTCQECGKSFTQKTTLNVHMRIHSGEKPFTCNLCGKSFSLKGNLQIHMRIHTGEKPYTCDQCGKSFPHKKQIKVHMRIHTGEKPFTCDLCGKSFSSKGQIKVHMRIHTGEKSFTCDHCGKSFGCKLTLKTHMSTHSRENLFICHQCGKGYTYSKRLKSHVLTHIGDTPFMCLHCGMTCLSNASLEVHITSHTEEPFTCLQCDMSFANKRNMKHHLKTHSGKKL from the coding sequence ACCTGATGCAGCTGAAAGAGGAGAGTCAAGAACTGGAGGAATTGGAAGAGAAAAATCATGAAAAAGATCATGATTtcaaaattgaagaaaaatctTTTAGTTGCTCAATGACAAAAATGGTTCCCTCACAAAAAAGAGTTCTGAAGACAGAAAATAGTAGTGCTTTCacatgccaacagtgtggaaaatgtTTTGGTCGAAAACAAAACCTTACaatccacatgagagttcacactggagagaagcctttcacctgccagcagtgtggaaagagtttcactcaaaaatcaAGCCTTAATAtccacatgaaaattcacactggaAAGAGTCATTacacctgtcaagagtgtggaaagagttttactcAAAAAACAACCCTTaatgtccacatgagaattcactctggagagaagccttttacCTGCAATctgtgtgggaagagcttctcACTAAAAGGAAATCTACAgattcacatgagaattcacactggagagaagccgtacacatgtgatcagtgtggaaagagttttccACACAAAAAACAgattaaagtccacatgagaattcacactggagagaagccatttaCATGTGatctgtgtggaaagagtttttcaagCAAAGGACAgattaaagtccacatgagaattcacactggagagaagtcGTTTACCTGTGAtcactgtggaaagagtttcggATGTAAATTAACTCTTAAAACCCACATGAGCACTCACTCAAGAGAGAACCTTTTTATATGTCATCAATGTGGAAAGGGCTATACATACAGTAAACGTCTTAAGAGTCATGTATTAACTCACATTGGAGATACGCCTTTCATGTGCCTTCACTGTGGAATGACGTGCTTAAGCAATGCAAGCCTTGAGGTTCACATAACAAGTCACACTGAAGAGCCTTTCACGTGTCTTCAGTGTGACATGAGTTTCGCAAATAAAAGAAACATGAAACATCATTTGAAAACTCATTCTGGAAAGAAACTTTAA